The DNA sequence TCTGagttttgtttgtatttttttttttctgtaacaTGATATGCACAACATCTGGAACTCTATCATTAACAATATGCATCTATATTTCACACTAGTTTTCCATGCATTAGGCTTGATTCATCCATAATTGAGACATTGGACGGTTCCTACCTGTTGCATAATTACTTAGGAGCTTGTGCTGTACTCACATGTGCTTTGGTACAAGTTGAGAGTGCTTCTTGTCAGAATTCAATATACTAGTTTAAGGATCGTTTTAGAAAAGTACGAGGTCCAGATAATCGGGAATTCTAGGGATGTCAGTGGTTTGAATTTGAAGATGGTGAATAGTTGTCAGGATTATTTGTAGACTACACTGTGAAGTCTGGATTGATTATTGTTTTCCGTCATGGAAATTTTTAGGGAGTTGTTCtattaagaagtgaattttaaatttaactcaatttacaaaattaacttgtaaggtgagatttgcacccacttatatactgtAAATTGACTTGATCTCTAGTTGATGTAAGACTTCCGACACTACTGGATGTCAGCTAGgtttataaatgttatgaagATGTCAAAGTAGGGAGTAAACATAATGCAGTTATTACGTAATTGtctaaaaaatttgtttattccGTGTTCATGGTTCATTCCTCCAGAATTCTAACTTGCTAttcactcatttgtatagttaaGAGAAATTAAATATCTGGTGCCTGTTTCAGGTAAACAAGGGAACTGCAAGTGCAAGCGAAATATTAGCTGGTGCATTGAAAGACAATAAACGGGCCATATTGTTTGGAGAGCCAACATATGGAAAAGGGTACTTACTTTTGGTTAAGCTCAAACCCAACaaactaaattttttgtcattttttctaaTGAGAGCTATACACATTGCAGGAAGATCCAATCGGTTTTTGAGCTCTCAGATGGCTCTGGATTAGTTGTTACAGTTGCTCGCTACGAGACACCTGCACATACAGATATTGACAAGGTTGGCGTCATTCCTGACCATCCTCTGCCTTTGTCATTTCCTAAGGATGAGGATGCATTTTGTAGTTGCCTCCAAGATCCTGCATCTTCTTGCTATGTTAACAGGGTCCAGCTGTTTTCAGAATGATTTTTTGGAAGATTGTTGTACATTAGTTCTTGTGAAGCATTACAACTCTTTGACAGAACATAACGTTTTAGGggcttattattttattgagcGGACATTGTCGCCTCAAATATGACGATGTATATGAAAACCGAAGACTAGGGATTTTGTTCCTGATATCAACTGAGTAAGGAAGGGCAAAAACAAATGAGTGTACCTGAATTATATAATTGCTCGCAATGTGAGATGTTGTGATTAAATTGAAGTGTAGATGTTATTAGGGGGTGAATATTACTGGaagtttatgaatatttttatccgtcaaacatgaaatattaaataataagtgTACAAAGAATATTTACTTAGGTTTCAATAATCTTCAAACTTCTAAAAAATGAGCTTTTTAATTGCGTACTGAGTTCATTATTAAACTGTATTGATATGTTGTGTAAATACGTAGATACAAATTATTTTGTCCACGTAGATACCACTTATGACAAGAAAAATGGCTGTCACTAACGAAATGGAGGATAATTCAATTTCCTGCAACTAAATGTATTCTCAGATCatccatttattttgaaatgaactaTTTGGAGTTATAAGAAAATCTGAAATACTAAATTTGAAGATGAAATGTGTAAAATGAAATACACgttgaataaatatatattattttccgTTGATTTAATTGAAacaatcattataaaaataagctGAATGTTCGAAACATCTGTGGTTATGTTACGAAAGGTTTTCTTTAAATAACTTTTGAtgcattaaaatattatagctCATTAAcagttcctttttcttttcacttctatacattttttttatctaaaaatcaCCTTTTTGCAATTATCCGGAACACATCCTTAGAGTGTGTTTGGacagagtattttaatgaagcaattcatttctttgaagaatttagatttctttgtaataaaatattttgtttggatagataaattaaaaagcatttcaaatgcaagcattttttttaaaggatttcaattagctaaattagtataaattcaaatacccctaaaataggtggaatttgaaattcttttcaCTCAACTCCACATTCTAGACTCTCTGATAGAGTTGTCAAACGGGTAtgacgacctagacgggttgAGTGGGCTCAACGACCAAGATGGGTCAGGCGGGTCTAACAACCAAAACGGGTCAAGCGGGTCTGATGACCCAACCAGGCCAGGCGGACTTGACGATCCACATGGACTGGACGGGTCAGACGACCTAGATGTGTGGACAGGCTCGAAGACCTAGACATGTCAGGCAGACCCGATGACCCCAAACGACTTAGGCATGCCCGACCGACCCAACGACTTATTAGGTCGGGCCAACCCAACGACACAAACTGGTAGGGCAGGCTTACAACACAAACGGGCTCAACGAACCAAATAGACCAAGCAGGCTTGACGACCTAGTGGGGCCAAGCTAGGCCAATGACCTAGACGTGCTAGACCGGGTCATATTGACGAACTTGACTGCACAATCATCTAGTATGGGTCGTCGGGCCTCTGAATCATTGGACCGACCCAGCCTATCTAGATTTCCCAGCCGGTCCAGTCCGGGTGGGTCATCGAGTCAACCCGGTCCATCTAGGTTGTCGAGtccatttctaaatttatcatgaactcaaaacataattaaacctaatataaatattcttaaaattaaattttatctcataataaattcaaatttttttccaaacaagaaattaaaatgtaaggtattttaatttctttatcaaaacaagttatttaaaaaatgaatgaaatttaattgtaagcaattcaaatacaaagtatttcaatttctaaacatgttgaaatgctccatccaaacacaagattagtttctccaaaaaaaaaaatgttcactcAATTATCGTTGAAGCCATTTTGTGATCGCTAATATTCACATTTGACGATCATTATAAGTCTTAAAATTGAAGCCATCACAACAATAACCAGACACATTAGAAGGACACAACCTATGGAAGTTCATAAACAATATCATTTTCTAATAACTCAATTTCATGATAAGGATATTTCACGCAACAGTACACATACTTCAAGCTAGCTATAACCAATTCCAACACAGTTAACATCAAGTCTTCCAAAAATCCATCACTAAATCTAATTTTGACGTTCAATCTAATATACTACTGAAATTTTGCCTTCATCACTGTATAAGTGAAACCTTGAGTGCGAAATTCTACAGCTTTAACATTCAACAGGGGTAATGAAGTGATCAAACTATCCGCATCATACATTCTACAGCGTTAACTGGCGAGGGCATCAAACTTCTGTGAAAAGGAAGCTTTATGTTCTTGCTTCACCAACGAAAATTATTACAATGGCAAATTAACAACGCCTTGTCTCATAAATAAATGTGATCACCTATCAAACCGTGAACCTGCACTAGTATGGCCTGTATCGTGTGGGTCTTCTATACCTTGGAACCCTTCTGCaggcaaaaaataataattatacaagGTAAAGTCCGGGGAACAAAGAATAACATTCTATCAAAAAATCAGAAAGAATGACAAATCAGAGAAATCAAAACATAGTTTCATACATTGtcattaaattaaactttttcaCATTATCGTGTTCAAATCAAGCGATAACTGTTCTCACTTGATGATGATTTATTTTCCTCCAAATATGAGAACAGATTTGACTCAATAAAGTGCATCTATGgttttcttcgtttttttttttttgtgggtgGGGAGTGCGGTGTTCTCTCACATGGTATTGCTACATCTTTTGGGTGCAGAGCTAGTCCCCACTTAGCATCTGATGGCCTTATCCTGGCCAAAATGCTGTCGGCAGTATTCAAACTCTAGTACTGAGTGGTAAAGCTCACCGATACGGAACTTAAATCTATGTAGTTTTAAATTGGAGTTACATCCTCTCGGTTTTAAATTGGATTTACAGCCTCTCGTGTAAGAAATACGTCAACTTAATGTTGAGAAAGAATCACAATTATAATTTGCCCCAACATGTGTGTAGGCGTCATTTCCTCAAAGTTAACGACACCTATCATGAGATGTATTACGTACATATATTCCTCACTTTGAAATACCCCAGTAATAAGGAACcatttcaatgaaaaaaaaaattactgagtCATCAAAATTCACAAAACAAAGACGGAAAAGACAAAATGTATCCAAGATAAATTCTTCATTTTATCCAGCTTCTAATAATTGCTTACCCATAACTATACGGTGGAAAGAATGGAGCAGGCATGAAAGGCCTCCTAGACCGGAAACCAGTAGGTCTTCTTCCATAATACTGCTTCATTCCAGGAACGTTTGTACGCTTGGCTGACACCTGAAGGGAAAACCAGATTTCAAGTATAGCCAAAGGGACACGGAatgattaatttgaatttacaaAGATTAATTGATGGTATAAGACCTTCAGTTGTCGACCATGCAATTCCGATTCATTTAACAGGAGAGCATTCTGAACAGCATCAATCTCCACAAATTCTACATAAGCAAATCCTTTTGGTTGACCAAATTTGTCTGTCAGTATGGTCACCCTGTTCACAGTTCCACAGGACTGAAAATGCTGCTGGACTTCTTCAGGCGTACATGCATAGTCAACCTGAAACGTAATTTTGAAACCAGACAAATAAATTAAAGCATTATTAAAGCTATATAAGATCATAATTAAATCAAAGCATCCAACAGAAAAATACACATGCGGTAGACAAGTGACCATGAGAAGCACTAGTTCCTATCACATTCAGGTCACCAGATACATTAATGTTATTTTGTGGAAAGTAGTAAACGGATTAAGTTTTTAAGATTAGCATCAACATGAAGTCCGTATGAGGTCCCATTATAATTCATAAGATTTCCATAAGAATTGCAAATAATAGGTCTTGCAGCCTTAAGAAGATgcataaatttgtattttttttaatttactaagTATTTCAGTAAATCTGCACAATATAGGTTTCAGTAAATCTTGCAGCCTTAAAACTTTCTAACAAAGGGTCTAAATTTTTTCAGAGATTTCTAGGGTCACCACATTTCAGCTACGAGGGACAGAGTTGTAAACACTGAATAGTAGCTGACTTCAACAACACAGTAACAACAAGGCAGATATGGTCGCTATACTGAAGATAATagaaaatatacatattaaatttatactaCTCACATGCATTATAATTGTTTGTCACCCACTTCTGACATTGACCATTCTATTGTTGTTCAAAAAGGAATATACCGTAAGACCcagtaatattttaatgttagaTTTTATAATGAATTAGATGTGACATCTATTAATAAAAGTTAGACATTTATTTCTTAGTCCATTCTGAAATCTAAGTTTTCCAAAACTCCTCACACTACATTCTCTCTACATTAGGGAATTCACGTGAAATTTGGGTTTGGGTTGCTCTGGGGCAGAGTATCGCTACGGTGACGTGTTCTCACTTGAGCGAGGCCAAACATTGTGCATTAATTGGACTAACAGCCTTAAGTCATGTTCTCACTTGAACGAGGCCAAACATTGTGCATTAATTGGACTAACACCCTTAAGTTACTCAAGTGATGGGTCAGTCATTCGAGCAATGTGGTAGATATAAAAGCGAGGGCTTGTCGAATGAGCAAAAGAGATATCAAGACAATTTTCTCTACTTTGGAAGCACATCGCTCAAGCGTTAGGCTAGTCACTTATGCGATGTGGCATGTGGCTCAAGCGTTGTTTTTTACTGCTTAAATGTGGCATGAGACAGAGTAAACATGTCATAGCATAAAGTACTACATGACACGTAGCCTCGGTCCTCAAGCATTGGTTGGACACTCAAACATTGCAAGACAGTGAATGAGCCTTCTCGAACTGGTTGGATGATGTTTCAACACATGATTGACATTCAAGCATTAACTGCAACACTCAAGTTATGGACACTTAAGTGATGGCACAATCATTTGGAACGAGGAGAGCTTCGGGAGGGTGTTGCTCTAAAATTGCATTTCGCTCAATTGGCTAGATTGTTGCTCGATAGAAATGGTTAATGCTTTATGTATGTTGCTAAGGTCGCTCAAGTATGCTGCGATAATAGTGACGATAACGTTGTCATGCTTGATGTTTGCATATATGGTGTATgcttttatacatattttattgatGGTATGATGTATAAAAGGTgagattaattatatattctcTAGATAGATATATGATTAATGTTGAGATGCATGACATATGTCCTTTGGTGACTCTTCTGGGTGGTGGATCCTAGATATATTGCTTATATACCATGTATATGCATCAGTACATGTGTACATAATGTTTGGCCCTAGATGGGTGACCTGATTAGCTGGTTTGCATGGCCCTAATGAGTGATTTAGAGATACCCACTGATGTTTGAAGATATCACTACTACAATTGTCAATTCTAATATGCAGTTCGCAGGCATTAACTAAATCTCTAAAAGGGCCAGGATCAATCACATTTGAAGCAAGCTGAACACATGACTTACAGTTTGAGGAAAAGTGTTATAGTTATATAAATAAGGAACATATCtttataataagaaattattattattagaggATATCAAATCTATATTATCTTAGgatcatatattattattagaggATATCAAATATCCTAATATTTATTGAATCGATTTCCTTTTGTCAATATAAATAAGCCACTCATGTCACAAAAACACAAGATTTCAGTTCAATGCTTCTCATTATCTTTATAGTGTGATATGAATCATGGAAAAGATATTAGAGAAAATAGAAGGGGGGAAGCACATGCATGTATAAACTATGAATAGAGATACAAGGAGAAGTGGAATTGACAAAGTTAAGGGTCTCAGAATGGAAAAGCAAAGTATTTGCTGGAAAATAAGTCATTTATCAAAGACAATTGGTGAGGGAACAATGCAGTGACCTACTGCGTCATTCTTTGAATACTAAAGGGTTTTGAAATCACTTTTCTATATGATGCAGAAAAATTACgaaatttcaaaacaattcTAAAGAAACCTGAAGTATGATCAAACAAAATGATGGCAAAACAGATGTGTATGAACTATGAATATAGTATGCGAGAAGGAACAAACATCATACAGTCAAGGGTCTTCCAAAAGTAATAAAGCAAAAGCTTTGCTGGAAAATCAGTCATCAGCCAAAGAGAAGTAGTTCAAGGAACAGAGCAGCGGCGTATTGAACCATTCTTTAAGGACTGAAGGGTTTTGAACTCACTTTTCACTCTGATGAAGAAAACtatgaaatttcaaaaaaagttcCAAAGAAATATTAAGTATGATCAAACAAAATGATGGGAAAACGGGATATTTTAGTTGTTTCCACATTATATGAAGAAATATTAACCagttttacaaataattaatcTCTGCCCAAAAACCTAATTAGCCAGCTTTAATGAAATAACTCGTCCCAACCATGTTTATTACATTGGAAGACTCGAACCCAAAACATCACTTACAAAATTCAGGTCCAGTTCCACTCAAACCAATGTAATGTTGGTGgccaaaaaaatattaatggtcTGTTAACATGGTGACTGCATGGTCAGGATTTTCCCATTACCTGCTCATAATTCACGCAGCTATTACTCCTCAACAAAAACGTAGTGCATTCCATTCATGAAAAGGTTGTGCCTCATGACTATACATTACTCTAGTAATggttattattaagttaatcaTGTCTTCTGCAACTTGTCctgtttgtttcttttttgttaGTGTTGAAGATTTCACATCTATTAGAGATAtagtcaaattataatatacaagACAAGAGGGTGCAAGCCTCACACAAACCTCATTTTGTAAGACTAAGTTAGACTTAAAGCTCACTTTATAATATGATATCATATCATATTCTAGTATCACCTGCCATTAGGCAGCTATCAAACTATCCACAAATACCAAGCTCTGCACTTGAGATTTCCAGTCATCAACATGAAGAGGTGTATTGAAGATCCCACATTAATCATAGATATGATcaaattatagtaaataaatgaGAGGAAACCTAATCTAACAAGTCGATTTTGTTTAGACAAATTAAGCTTAAAGTCCCTTTTCTGACAGCATGTCTATAGAACAAAGAGATGGGATAAATTATAAACACTATTACAAGTTCGAAATACTATGCCTTACTCCACCAGAAAACCAAATTTATCAGTTTTTGTCATAACTGAGAATAGAGAAAACTTAGTAGAGAGAGGCAAAGAGCATAATATGACTCATTGGTAACTGAGAACAAAAACTtatgaagggggattaatgtACTCGCTGAATAGATCCACAGAATCAAGCTTTGGGAACAGCTGCCACAAGTTAGGCAACATGTATCTTCACCAGACTTCATAGATCCAAATTTAATAATCCGTCACCAACATGACAAATGTCTAAGAATTTAATCAACAAGGccaatttgtaagaaaaaaaaacgcaAAATCCTTAAAACCCTAAATTTATCAAAGCACTGGAACAACAAAGGACCAACAACTAGCAAGCACAACATGGTAGAGCACAGACCAACAAACAGCCAAATCAACCAACTAATACAGTGTCCGAAGAAATAAAAAAGCGGAACAACAAACAAAGATAAGCAACCCTCACATTACCAACATAGATTGACCGAGCATCCACTTCTTCCTTTTCAGCTTGAGTTGCAGATGGACCAGACGAATCTGTAAACGAAATAccacaaaaattacaaaaattgaaGTCAAGACACAAAAATACCGCCAAATAACAGAGAGATCTGAAAGAATAAAACAACGAAACCTACCTTGAACAGCTCCCATCTCTTTCTCAACCTTGGCCTGCATTTCTCGAAGGGCGCTAGCTTCTTCCTCGATCTCCTTCAGCCTCTTCCTCATGTCCTCCAATTCCTGAAAATTTGACGAAAGTAGTTGATGTAACGTTGCTATGGcgaaagagagaaagaagaaaagcaGCGTAACCTAACTGCGAACCCTAACTAACCTTGGTTGTGTGATTGGAGGGAAGTTGGTCGTCTTGTTGGTCGGCGTCGGCGTCCATGTCAACCTCCTCCTCGGGAATGTCTGCACCGTATACTTCATGCTCTTCTTGCTCCATTCCCTCTTCTGTTCTGCTCTCTCTCACGCCCAactgatttttttgttttcctttttttctacACCCTAACTCTCATCTTATTCAAACATTCTATCTTATCGCCTTTTATAGGAAtgcagtgaaaaaaaaaaaaaatctctcaaAAGTATCCATTATATGTGTATACAAATTACCATGTTAAAGGAAGAGGAAATATTCATaactttaaaacattaattagttcgtcaattataaatatatggtaTAAATTAgtcaacaaatataaattaataaaatgatatcattttcattatataaataaaaaattgtatttttaagaaaaatatatgctattattattattatttagttttaatttaaaattattcaaaaagtaagtcattttaattgaattttgtaatatttttattttctaatttgaataagttattttatgtaaattagtatatttaacaaataaactttttattttatgaaaaaaatgtctattttaatttaattaatgttacattagtttcatttttaaatacaaaatttttatttaaactaatttataaattgttagatgataaaaatattaataattaatttattgaaattaagACAGAATATTCTAAATCCATAATATAAGAGAACATGTTTTAGTCAATTTATCAGCATAATTTGTAACgtgtttaaaaaacaaaaaataaataaataaatttatgttgttCTATATTGTTAGTATATTGctttcacttttatattttattttaagatgattatttatatgagtatgttatttttgtttataatgttttaaatttaatttggtatTCTCTTTTTATATGTCAATATCTTTTGATATATATGTCTTTTTAGCTTTCTATAAATATGCttttgtttaagaaaattaaactcAACTTAATGTGGTTGTAATTTTGTATCGAAATTAAGtttcacaatttaaatattattttaagttgttTATTGATCTATATGTCAAtacttttcaatatatattttcttttagatGTTTATATTTGGATGtgattctattttaaaattttgatctaATATTAAAGTTGCTTTAATTATGTATCGAGGTTATGTTTTACAAtatgtatttttcttattaattaagCTTCTTTTTTATGCATGTTATTGCTTTATTATATTGTGGTTTTATATATGGTTATTGAATATCTTTAACTCTTGAGCTAATTTGTTTCAGTGCTTTTAGTGCAGGTTAAAATAACTGTGTTATCTTTTGACAGAATTTAGTATTCGTGTTGTCATGagtattgtaaaataaattaaatttattttcattctatATCAGAAAATATGTTTCTCAGTGTGTTATTGACATTGTCAACTTGTGCTGCTTCACTCTATAGGTTAAGTTATGTCTCAAAAcatgtttgtatatattttgtcaAACTTTATTTAGTTTACAGTTGTATTTAGAttgacataatattttatttacatatgtTAATTATTGcattttactaattatttattttattatgtatctTAGCATGTTGTGacttttgatgttcaatttgttttctaaatatGTCAAACTTGTCAAAATAGGTCAATTTGTGGTTGTTGCATTTCagtcttcttttttatattacattgtAATTAAATCtacctattattattttatcttaaattaaaattaggtgGAACTCGAGAGGTATTTATTCActctcatttttgtatttttgtttcattgatATACATTGTACAACATGACCAATAAGTTATATggcataaaaaatatttatggtaAGAGGGATTATTTGGcataaaagatatttatggcAAGAGGGAGATGTTGAAACTTAGTTTTATAATCACTTATGTGTGGTTTGTTTGAAAATCACAATTACAATGGGCATGTTCAGATGATTTTTATAGACAATAAggtatatacaatatatatttcaaaatatattttcacatgTACATGATAATAACAATGATCTTAATAGTCAACTTTGCATAACTTATTATATATGCATGATTTGTATGGTGGTATGATATTTGTTatagttaaaaagaaagatTTAGCTTTGTAGAAGGATAAGTTGTAAAGAATGACACTAAGATcatgcataattttaaaatcttaaagaaTCGATAACAATGTTAGGTATGTTATCATCCTTGTACATTATTGTTTGCATATTATACTAAGTAATTGTTATGATATTATGgtcaaataaaatttgagtGTTGGACAATGTTAAAACAAGCCACATTTGTGAAATATTGTCTTTAATGTCACAAATCAAAAGTAAGTACGTtgatttatatctattttttttattagggctctgtaacatccctaaggaatattactgatatttaataaataaaattcaaaataaaataaagaacgcatttaataaaaccatttcccaaaaacacaggaaatttaaaactttcgtTCATAAAGCCATAAAATCAGACAAAAGTCAATGGCTCCTGCCAGGTTTACATAATATTCTCAAATGAATCTACAAAATATCTCATGCTATCcctcataaggccaaagcacaaccactatgccaaatcACATTTAGTGACATAAACCATCATCACaagtttacatttcaaattccacactctcgtattattaaaataaatcataaaacaacaacacataattagcactcaaacccaagtcctctcacacagaCCAAgcactctcaaccacatgagctagtacttttccacattatattaaacaacaattaattcCATAAAGGCGCCTTCTAcctacatttatttattaattaattatttaattaattaatttttcccgggtcttacaggCTCTACTATTGGATTGTTTTAATTGCATATAATTGTTAATATGTAATGTTGGTAGAATAAGTTGTACATTGTGGGATGGTTATGGCACGAGATTTGAGTAATTGTAACtgtaaacaaaatttttatatgataGTCATTATTTTGAGTCAAGCCAAAATAAAACCTCTTTCAAGTGTATATTTTACGTATTTATCTATTTTGTTAACTTGCTTAATTTGTTAAGATCACAACGAGTTTCCTTATCCATCTCATGACTCGGTTCAAAGTTGTTGGGTGGATGATGACATaccaaatataaaagaaatgaagaaaaaattcaCATAGTATGTCACTTTGTCAAATCTTTGTTTagttcttataaatatttagtcTTTACATGTAATTAAACACTTTAAGttatttcttatgaaatttaGTTAATAATGACTTCATTTGTATAATGTCTTTAAATGAGTCGAGTCAGATTCAAGATTCAAAGTAGATGGTTCATCATAATATATCGAATAAAAGAGATTTATGTTACAAGTCTAAAAGATGTTAGTATGCAGAAAATAACTTTTTCAGCAAATGATATCTATCTAGGATGACATGTGTTTTTGGTTAATCTTGATAGGAAGTATATTGTGTACCTCTTGCTACTCcaattaaattcaatttgaatgTCTACGAATGGACATAGACATATAATTTCAAAATGCAATCAAGAAATAAATGTGGTTCAATGATGAAAATTTGGTCAAATAGTGAGTATGTTCAAGAGATCAtaactttatttcatttatttaattatttatatatatatatatatatatatatatatatatatatatatatatataatattcctATTGTCCTATTATCACGTAATAGTATACGGATATTGACCAAAATGTGTGgggagtcaaaataatatatttaaaatttgtatatttaattattaacattacttcaataaaaataaacacataatctaatatagttataactataaaaaaattacatatattataaaagattgttcattgttttcaaatattattgagctcATCAATGTTGAATCATAACTAAGTCTTTCAgctattttttacttttaatgtaaataatcatattatctacaaaatatacatatttcattttattaatgtaCATAGATTATTCAAAAGCCTTCATAAGTTTTCTTTCCATTGTTATGCAATGAACAAccatattatcatattttaatctCCACCGGTTGTTTCTTTTTTGccacttttaaaatatgatttttttttcattgctttTTGCATTCGGACTTGAACAAGTTTTAGCTTgtctatgaaaaaaaaagcttATATAGTAAATGATACATTTCTAACAAGGTACCAAGAGCTAAGAATTAGTTGTTTATTTTGTATGTTAAGAAGTCGATGAAATTGGCTTATTGACAACGTAAAATCTTCAATACACTCTTCtcacattgatatatatatatatatatatatatatatattgagcGTGAAACTAGACATTAATGAGTAATCCGATAGCGACCCAATAATGGGTGACACAACAAGTCCAACAAATAATG is a window from the Vigna unguiculata cultivar IT97K-499-35 chromosome 7, ASM411807v1, whole genome shotgun sequence genome containing:
- the LOC114192821 gene encoding polyadenylate-binding protein 1 produces the protein MEQEEHEVYGADIPEEEVDMDADADQQDDQLPSNHTTKELEDMRKRLKEIEEEASALREMQAKVEKEMGAVQDSSGPSATQAEKEEVDARSIYVGNVDYACTPEEVQQHFQSCGTVNRVTILTDKFGQPKGFAYVEFVEIDAVQNALLLNESELHGRQLKVSAKRTNVPGMKQYYGRRPTGFRSRRPFMPAPFFPPYSYGRVPRYRRPTRYRPY